The Bacteroides sp. AN502(2024) DNA segment TTTGGCTTTTGTCTTGGATACGGCCATAGGTTACAAATTGCACATTGCTGAATATTTTGAGCAAAAGTAATTCTTTTCTTTAGACCATACAAGAAAACAGAGAGAATATTAACATTTGTATATTAATAGGTACTAAGAAAAGTGTCATCATTATTTCGTTCATTCTCAACCTAATAAGGGAAAAATAATGATTTATTCGAAAAATATTCGGCAATATATTTGTTTGTTTCAAAAAAAGCCGTACCTTTGCACTCGTTAAACATCGCGGAGTGGAGCAGTTGGTAGCTCGTTGGGCTCATAACCCAAAGGTCATTCGTTCGAGTCGGATCTCCGCAACTAAAGAAAAGAAGAATCGCAGAAGTGCGGTTCTTCTTTTTTGTGACGACTCTTCTTTACAGACCTTATCCAAGGAGGCAGTAGAAAATTAGTGGGGATACCCATAAAGTCTGGCAATACAACAAATGAAGAAATTCTTGTCGATTACGTCTCTTAGGTTGGATCGGAAAAGTTTACCCCGAGCGTTGAACGGTTCAGTCATGGCGTTTGAAGCCCCTGCTGTTATAAAAGTTCAGGATGTCCTCATCGTATTCACGCGGTTCTTCTCTGATGCCCTTGTTTTTTACCAGACTAAAGGGGAATATTCAGTAAATGTTCCCCCCAAATACCATGGCATATGAAGATGATAGAGTATAATCACTTCATATGCCATTATTATTGTCATTTTTCTGTATATTCTCATATACTCTTATCTGACAATACATGAAGTTCCGGAAGAAGTCTTCTGACCTCTTCTGATTCTTTCAGTAAACTCATATCATGCAGCTTTCCCCGTTCTGTTCCTGATCTTGTCAATCATCAGTATGGCATTTGCTGTATGTATTCCGAAGAAAATCCACAGGATTTCCGTCTTCTTGTTCCTTGCCTTTATCCTTGCGAGCGAGTAATGTTGCTTTTGAGTGCCGAAGCTTCCTTCAAGCCGTGTGGCCCTTTCTTTTGAGAGTTCGCTTCTAAGCACCTTCCTCAAAGGCTCATCTTTGCCCGCCCTTCCCTTGCGCACAAAGGATGTGGATATCCCATATTTAGTACAGAACTTTCTGTTGGCATTATTGGCATATATGGAATCGGCAGCCACACATCTTACCCTTACATTCATCAGCTTCTGCTGCATACGGATACAGTCCTTCAAGCGTATCCCCTCATTGAAAGCCTTGAACGAGAGGTGTTCGATGAACGATATGCCGTCTATCTGTATATTATTGACCTTTGCACCGAACTCGACGGACTTGGTTTCCTTGCCTCTGACGATGGGACGTACATAATGACGGTCGATGCTGATGATGCGGTCACTGACTTTTCGCCCTTCAAACATTTCCTTTTCCTGTACAAGCACCTTTCTGATGATGGAAAGACGCTTATGGTAATCCTGTGTATATCGGAGTAAAGCACCGTACTCGCTATGGAGCCCATCCCTTTGACTGAGGAGCTTTTCAAGAAGCTTGATCATACGGCGCTTAAGCATTCTTGTCCTTGAAGCTCTCCTCTTTCTTTTCTTGCAGTAGGACAGATAGGATTCCGCCACATTCCTGTATTTGTTGCGCGGACGCCTTATGCCCAGATCCCTGCAATGCCGGCATATATGCCTGTAGAGCCATTCGATGCTTTCCCAAAGGAGTTTCATGTCCGTAGGAAAACGCATGTGGCTCTCATAGCATGTGGCATCGGTCATGCAGACGTGAAGGTTATCAAGATAAGGTTTCCAGTGTGAAGCCAGGAGCTCCTGGAAGGAATCAATGTCAAGGCGGGATGCTATCTCATTACGGATGGCACTGACTATCTTGAAGTTGGTTATGGGAAGGGACGGGGGGATCATGATTCCACAGAACATCTGGTAGTGTATGTTCCCGTTCAGATGTTCCACCAGTTTCCTGTCGGAGAATCCGGTGTATGCCTTCAGGACCATAAGGGCGATCTTTGCGGAAGGACTGAATATGTTCCTGCGGCCCAAACGTTGTTCAGACAGGCCTGCGGCTTTTGCCATACGATCAAATGGAAAGACCGAATGAAGCCTGCCAAGCTCACTCTCATGAAAACTCTTGCGGTATTTTTCCAGAATATCAAATTCTGTAAAGCCCAAAGTTGGGTGGATTTCTGAAATTTTTTGTATCTTAGCCATATCTTAGTTGGGGAATTTCCCCCGTTTGGGCCGTCAAACCTTGTTTTCGGGGGAATACCTAAAGATACTAAAAAGCCAACTAATTCGCAATAATTTGTGTATGAATTAGTTGGCTCATTTTATAATATTTAATGAATGTCCCTAAAGGATCGCTTTAGCCGGTCTAAAGCGATGCTTTTCATTCCCTAAAGCTATGCTTTAGAGAGTGAATCAGAGATACATTCATTCCGAAAGTTTGATGCATCAACGAGTGTTATTACCGATCCTCTCCCTATTGATTTCGTCAATTCCTCTTTCAACCTATCACCATCATCCTGAAACTCTTTATTCATCATATTTACAGAGCGGTGACAGGTTGTTGTTAACCTATCACCTCATCTGTCACCTATCACCGACTATTTTCTGAAAGCCTGATTTGTTTCAAGATGTTTCAATTGCTTGAAACACTTTGTTTCAAGCCGCTGAACACTTTGTTTCAAGCCGCAAAACACTTTGTTTCAAGGCGCTGAACACTTTGTTCCAAGGCGCTGAACACTTTGTTTATGACTTATACTAGAAATGGTTGTCACTTTTAGAGGCTAGTTACTAAATAAGTTGTCACATTCTGTTATTCATAACTAAAACAGTTGTTAGTTTCTTCCCTTTGCTCCTAAGATAGTTGTCATACGTAAAAACAATGGACAAATCTGAGTGTGCTCGGGCTCTCGGTAAAAGTCAATAGGGTTCGACACCCTATTGGCTTTTGTGAGACAATGGCTTAAACCGTCATGTCCCGGGTTCTCGGTATCGCAAATATAGTATTTATTTATCATATGGAACCTTATTTTTTCCACAATGATTTTCCCGGCACCTCTCCATGATATACGTCCATGGGTTTTTTCATACCTATGCTCATATGCGGTCGTCCATTATTATAGAAGTCAATCATTCGCGTAATCTGCTCCCGTGCCATCTCTTTATCCCTGAACAGCGACATGCCGTATATCCATTCCGTTTTCAGGATGCCATTCATCCTTTCTGCTACCGCATTGTCCGTCGGGTTGTAATCTTCAGTCATGCTCACACGTATATGATGAGTGACCAGTGTGTCGATATAGGCATCGCAGGCATACTGTACCCCCCGGTCGGAATGGTGGATTGTGCCGCAAAGATTGCCACCTCCGGCCTCATTGATGGCCTGTTCCAGTGCCTGTAGCGTATATTCGGCATGCAAACTGGGAGAGAGCACCCATCCTAAAACGGCATGTGAGTACATGTCCGTTACAAGATGGAGGTAGCATACGCCACCTTCAATCCAGATGTAAGTGATGTCACATACCCAGATATGGTTCGGGTATTGTGCCGTTACCCCCTTGATCAGATTCGGATACTTCTTGTAAAGATGGTGGGAGTCCGTCGTATGCCTGGGTTTCTTCGGGGGCAGCATAAGGCGTTCCGAACGCAGCAGATGAAGGAAGGCATCCCGCCCTCCGGTTATCTCGCTTCCATAAAGGGAGCGGAGCTCATGGTATAATTTCAAACCACCGATGCCCGGAGCCTTTGAGCGGTAGAAGAAGACGGCATCCAAGATGGCTGTTCTGATCTGATGACGCGACAAAAGATTTTTTTTCTTTTTGTAATAGGCCTGGGAAGACATGCCAAACAGTCCGCAAAGGGTTTTCACACTGATGTGAGGAAACTCTTCACGAAGGCCGGTGACTATTTGGCACCATCTTTTTTTAAGATGGAAATCCCTTCTTCTCTTTCTGTGAGTTCAATCAGTCTTTCAAAGGCATGGGAACGAAGTTTTTCAAGTTCCAAAGCCTTTCTCAGACGCAAATTTTCCGCTTCAAGAAGTTCTTCTTTAGATTTTGATTTTGGATTCTTTTTCATTTGAAGATCTGACAGAAGTTCGGGGGACAAAGATAAGGAATCCGAATCAATTGCATAACACTTTTGCCAACGCAGAATATAAGTATGGTTGGGTAAACCCCATTTCTTGGCAGTAGCAAACATTGACAAACCGCTACTGAAGTAATCACGGAGAACTTCCAATTTGAAAGTCTCAGAATAAATCTTACGAGATAATTTAGACATAATTTTTCTTTTTTTATGTCTCTAAAAAGGTGTCAACCTAAATCCGTATAAGACATTATGACTTACAATAGCCGATGTTGTACCTACATACAATTTACGAGGAGTATCTGCTAAGGCAAACAAGGCCTCTCCTACACTTTCCTCTCCAAGCGGTTCGAGGTTATAGATATCATTCCGATAGTTATCAAGATGAAAACAATTAACCTTATTGGTAAAGTCGGCAGCAATCCACAAACAATTATTAGCCTCATCGTAAACAACATCTTTCAGAAAGTCCGTACTAAAATGATATCCCGTATGCGCATTAAAATGCTTGAACTTTCCCTGTTCCGGTTGATATGAATCTAATCCTCCTCCTTCCGTACAGATCCATATATTTCCGGTATTATCTTCAGCCATAGCACCAACCACCGGAAAAGACAATCCGGTGTCCGAAGCATGGTAATGCACAAAATGCTGATATTCCGGAGAGAAGAAATTTACGCCTCCCCAATAAGTCCCTACCCAAACTATCCCTTGTTTGTCTGTATAAAGAGATGTCACCGAGCGATTGGACATAGCCCCCACTCGGTTAGGATCAGCCTGATAATGAAATATTTTCCCGGTAGCCACTTCAATCTTACTCAATCCACTTCTGTAGCCTACCCATATATTTCCTTCCAGGTCCTGGCATAACGCTCTCGCCATATCATTCCGAACCGTATAAACACTCTTATCATTATATTCATAGTGATGAATAATCGTACCTTGCGACGAAAAACAGAAAACGCCCTGATCCTGCGAACCGATCCAAATCTTCTGGTCGTTACTTTTTATCAGTTTCATCACCTTAATTCCGGGCAGATGAAGTGACATTGATCCGCAAGTATCTATACGCATCACTCCACCCTCTTTCAAAGCAATCCAGAGACTTCCTTCGGCACCTTCCACCATCGTCGGCCCGCTGTCCGGCAGACGTAAATTGGCATACATCGGTTTCAAGAAACGGGTATTTTTATCATATAAAAACAGTTTTCCCCCCTCTGCAATCCACACTCCCGCCTTTCCTTTGGAAAGAGTGGAGGGAGAAGCCACCGGAAGCATATAATATTTCTCTGTTTCAAGATCGAACTGGAAAAGTCCGGTAGAGGTCAAAAGAAAGAGGCTTCCCTGACCGTCTTCCACCATTTGAGTCACATACAGATTACCATAACTGATAGAGTCGTTATGAAAATGATTGAAGACTTTGATATGATTGCCATCAAAACAATTCAGACCATCCAAAGTAGCAATCCATATACGCGATTTCTCATCCTGGCAAATATCGCTCACCGTTATTTGCGACAATCCATCCTCCACACCCAATGTTCTGAACTTGTATTCCTGTGATTGAAGAGGGAGTATAACCCCCCAAAGAGATAACAGAATAAAAAAATGGATAGTAGATAGTTTTTGTCCGCACATATCAAGAATGATGGTTTATAACGCATTAATCTTACCACAAAAGTAACTGTTTTTAAGATATTCCCAAAATCAGAGCCAAATAACTAATAGATATGGCCTTCAGCCTATTCATTCATCCCGCCCGAACGAACGATACTCCAATGGAGTGAGTCCGGTACGTTTCTTGAAGAAAGAGAAGAAATATTCGGTAGACTGGAAACCAAGAAAAAAAGAAATCTCTTTTACAGACTGGGAAGTTCCTACCAGCATTTGTTTAGCCTTACGAAGTTTCAATTCCTGGAAATATTTAGCAGGAGCATAACCTGTATACTCCTTAAAAACACGTCGGAACCATGAATAACTAATATTGAGTCGCATAGCTAATTCCTCCGGATCCACATTGCCGGAAACATTTTCATCCATAATGATTTTTGCCTGTTCAATCTTCTGATCCACATCACTCATCTCAAAAAACTTATTCTTGGAGACGGAAAGAATCATCCCTATTATGTGAAGCACAATTCCGGAAAGATATTGTTGCGCAGAGATCTTATCCGCTTCGGCTACGGCAAGAGCACGAGAGAATAATGAGACTAACTCTTCATTAAGCCCAATTTCCAGTATTTGCTGTTGCTGCGACAAAAAAGCATTATTAACAATAGAGTCTATCATAGGTCCCTCGAAACCAATGTAATATTCAGTCCAGCCAGTCTGCCGCAATGGGCGATAAGTATGCCATTGTCCGGGAAACAATACCATCAGCCGACCTTTACAAACTTGCTTCTCGGAGGTGGATTCGGATGAAAACAATCCACGTCCCTTGGTGATATAAACCAATTGATACTCACGAAGCACCCTTCCTTTTTCCGCATTAAAGAAGTAACCGGACGGATGCTCTTTCAACGGATAAGGTGAATCAGGGGGAATGGATTGATAGCCGACAGTATTTACCCACAGCCCGAACTTGCGGTCCATGTCATTTACAATCAGATATTTAAATTCTAATCCCAGACTATTATCCTCGATCATATCAATGTGTTTTCATGCAATTGAACCAGACAAAAATAGGAATTATTTTCAGAAAACACACGCAAGGATATAAAAAAAACATCCGGAGAGCACCTTCAAGTATCTCCGGATGCTTATATAAAAACAAACTTTATTATGACGAGATTTAGAATGCTTTATGATACAAGGCTTCAATATCCGCTACCGAAGTAGGACGAGGATTGCCACCTGTACAAACATCATTGAAAGCAGCTACTGCCAATGCAGGAATATCTTCTTCCTTCACATTGATTTCATGCAATTTCTGTGGGATATTAATGCTGATAGAAAGTGCTTTCACAGCTTCGATAGCAGCTTTAACCCCCTCTGCTTCATTCATTCCAGTAGTATCCACTCCCATTGCTTTCGCAATATGGATATATTTCGGAGCTGCCGGAGATTCAGCATTGTATTCCATCACATATGGCAACAGTAAAGCATTGGCCACCCCATGAGGAGTATCATAGAATGCCCCCAACGGATGAGCCATTGAGTGAACGATTCCCAAACCGACATTCGAGAATCCCATACCGGCTATATATTGTGCCTGCGACATTGCCTCGCGGGCTGCTACATCTTTACCATTGTCTACGGCTACTTTCAGATTTTGTGCAATCATCTCAATAGCCTTCAGTTCGAACATATCGCTCATAGCCCAAGCACCCGGAGTAATATAACTTTCGATAGCGTGCGTCAAAGCATCCATACCCGTAGCGGCAGTCAGACCTTTCGGCATAGAATACATCAGTTCGGGGTCTACGATAGCCACGGCTGGAATATCATTCGGATCTACGCAAACCATCTTTTTACGTGCATCTTCATCGATAATCACATAATTGATGGTTACTTCGGCAGCCGTTCCGGCAGTAGTAGGCAATGCGAAAGTTGGTACTGCCTTATGTTTCGTATCAGCCACACCTTCCAGAGATTTCACGTCTGCAAAATCCGGGTTATTCACAACGATACCGATTCCTTTGGCGGTATCGATAGAAGACCCGCCCCCCAAAGCTACGATAAAATCAGCTCCGGAAGCTTTATAAGCTGCCACACCGTTTTGTACATTTGCAATCGTTGGATTAGCTTTTACATCACTATAAAGTTCGTAAGGAATCCGGTTCTCATCAAATACTTTTATTATTTCGGCAGCCACGCCAAACTTGATCAGATCTTTATCCGTTACAAAAAAGGCTTTCTTAAAGCCACGTCTAGCTGCTTCCACAGCTATCACACTCCGGCATCCGGCGCCGAAGTAGGAAGTTTCATTTAAAATAATGCGATTCATGGTAATACTATTTGTTTTTATTTAGGCAAATTGAAAGCAACTGTCATTTCTTTCATCTGTTCCTGACTCATACCATCCGGTTCGAAGCCCATATTTTTAGCTGCGATATAAATCAAAGCCGATTTATTAAGTACATCGATCTGATCAAATGCCTGCATTGCATCGCAATCTACTGCAAATACTCCATGTTTCTCCCACATCACAACATCATAATCCTGTAATTCTTTGATGGTAGCTTCCGCCAACTCTACAGAACTGGGCAATTTATAAGGGATGATACCCAAACCACGCGGGCAAAATGCCTTTGTTTCGGGAATCATGCTCCATAACAGATTAGTAGCCACATCTTTTTCCAGGAACTTCGGACAGTGTGTCATGGCAATCAGTTCGATCGGGTGTGTATGTACACACGCTTTATAAGGAGAGTTTTTGCTCAACAGGTCATTATGCACGCTCAGGTGAGAAGGCAATTCCGATGTCGGAGCCACCGCCTCATCCGCAATAATCACATAGCTGGCACAGTCATCCAAGATACGGATTACCGAACCATTCTCCATCGGCCAACGAGCTAAATCACGCATACGTTTATTAGTTCCCTTGCAATAGAAATAGCACCCTTTCAGATAAGGAAGAGTCACACCGATAGATTTTACTTCGCTGATCGGCTTCATCTGACGGATTTCATCGTCTACAAACTCTGTGATATTAACAGTGATATTTCCCCCGTTACGTTCAGCCCATCCTTTCTGCCACAAGTATCCGGCAACTTCAGCTACCTTATTTACTTCTTTGGCAAGTGCCGGGCGATTCTCTAAGATTGATTTCATTTTATATCTATATGTTTTAATTAATTACGGATTACACGATTTTTGTCGCAAGTTATAAAAAAACCGCGTAATCCGTGTAATCCGTTCTCAATTTTTTAAAACAAATTTGGGAACACTAAAGAAAAGATAAGCACGATCAGACCAGCTATCAGCACAGTTATGGTCTTGTTTGACACACCTTTCCATTCTTTCAGAATTATTCCCCAAACATTACTAAAGGTTACATTCAATGCCATCAGAATACACCAAGAGAAAGCCAGTAGCACCGGGCTTTCCGTAAGGAAACTCTTACCCATTTCCAATCCGAAGAACTGCATATACCATAGTACACCGGCCAACGCACAGAAAACCAGGTTATTGCCCCACACTTTTCCTTTAGCATAATCACCCATCGTTTTATTAGCCACATTCTGTTGCAGACAGTATGCAGCATTTGTCAGGAAACCGCCAAGCGTAACCAGGAAGATAACCGGAAGACCCGCATAAAGCCCTTCCACCCCACCAGCCAAAGCGGCTTCTTTGATAGGTGTTCCTGCATCCAGTCCCAAAGCAAAGCAGGCACTCATAAGACCTGCCAAGAGTGCGACCAACAGCCCTTTTGTCAATGCAAAATCTTTTACGGCAGCACGTTTTTCTTCTTCGCTCATGTTTTGCGCACGCAAGCTACCGGCATAACCGATAATAGCAATACCCGCCAACGTAATACAAACCCCCAACAACAGAATCAATCCGTTACCTTCGAACAGCTTTGTACCCGCAAAAAGAGCCGGAAGAAGGGTTCCGAAACCGGCACAAGTACCCAATGAGATACTCTGTCCCAACGCAACACCCAGATAACGCATGGAAAGTCCGAACGTCAAACCTCCTACTCCCCACAATATACCATAAAGGATGCTCATTCCAGCACCTCCCATTCCCCACAAGTCGAACAAACAGCTCTCTTGGGGTACACCCAGTAGTGAACCCAGAAACGGGAACACTAACCAAGCAAATACACCTTGTATTAACCAGAAGCTTTCCCAGCTCCATTCCTTTACCTTTTTTATAGGTACATAAGAACTGGACTGGCAAAAGCTACCGATGGCTATAATCAATAAACCGATTAAAATATCCATAACTTATCGCTTAGAAGTTACTTCAGCTTCGTACTTTTCAATTTCTGCGATGAAATCTTCACCAACAGGAACATTGTTCTTCAAGCAGAACATATCCCAAACAGCATTCCAAGGCAGCGCTTTTGCTTCTTCGAGCAGAGCCAGACGTTGGAATCCCTGTCCGTTTGCTTCGTACTCACGCAACTTGGCAATTGGTTCAAGCAGCGCACGAGTCATACATTTCTGTGCAGCACGACTACCGATTACATAAGCACCAATGCGATTGATAGATGCATCAAAATAGTCAAGACCATAATGTACACGGTCCAAAGCACCGCAACGAACGATTTCGCTGAACAGTTCCATGGTCGGATCATCCATGATAGTAACGTGATCTGAATCCCAACGAACCGGACGGCTTACGTGTAACATCAATTCAGGAACATAAAGCAACAGTGAAGATACTTTATCTGCTACGCTTTCTGTCGGGTGGAAGTGACCGGTATCCAACGTGATCATCTTATTGCGAGAAGCACTGTAACCGATATAGAAATCGTTAGAACCTACCGTATAGCTTTCCAGACCGATACCGAACACCTTAGATTCGATGCAATCCTTCATATTCTTATATTCGGTAGCGAAAATCTGATCCAAAGAATCTTTCAACAACTCACGATATTTCATGCGGTTCACTGTGATATCTTTGCTTCCGTCGTGTACCCAAAGGTTCATGATACACGGATCGCCCTGTGCCTTACCCATTGCTTCCGCAATTGCACGACAACGTTTGGTGTGCTCAATCCAGAACTGGCGGATCCCTTCGTCGGGATTAGAAAGTGACAAATCGCCTGATTTCGGATGAGAGAAAGAAGTAGAGTTGAAGTCGAGCTTCATATTATGTTCCTTTCCCCATTCAATCCAGCTCTTGAAATGTTCCGGTTCTACCTGGTCACGGTCTACCACCTTGCCCTGGAAGTCTCCGTAAATCTCATGCAGGTTCAGACGGTGAGTACCCGGAATATAAGAAGCGGCCTTCAAGATATCGGCACGCAGTTCGTCGATGTTGCGGGCTTTGCCCGGATAGTTACCCGTAGCCTGGATACCACCCGTCAATGAACCTGCCTGTACTTCGAACCCTGCTACATCATCAGCCTGCCAACAGTGGAGTGACAGATGAAAATCCTGCATAGTTTTCAATACTTGTTCGGTGTCCACACCTACTGCTGCATAACGTTCCACAGCAATCTCATACGCTTTCTGAATCAGTTCTTCTTTTTTCATGATATTCTATTTAGTTTTAAAAATGATTATTCCTGTCAGTTGTTTAATTTATTTCCGGACACAATTCTTAAAATGAATATAAGCCGTATCCCAAGCTTCCGTGTCTTGTGGCCGATAGGTCTTCAACGGAATAGAGCGGCTAATTAACCGGCGCATACCGGCAACATCCGTTGCTTCGCCTGCCGCCATGGCCTGAATCATCACATTGCCGATAGCTGTCGCTTCAGACGGACCGGCTACCACTGGGATTCCTATCGCATTGGCAGTAAACTGGTTCAGCAAATCATTCCGGCTGCCACCGCCAATCACGTGCAAGGTCTCAATCGGGTGAGGAGAAAGTAAACGCAAATTCTCCAACACCTGACGATAACGCAAAGCCAGACTTTCGAAGATGCAACGCACCACCTGTCCGCGTTTCTCGGGAACGGGCTGTCCGGTAGTCCGACAATATTCAATAATAGCCTTTTCCATATCCGCAGGATTCGCGAAGCAGTCATCGTCCGGATTAATCAAGCTACGGAAAGGTTCGCAAGCATCTGCCTCGCTGATAAGTTCGGGATAACTTGTATCCCCCCAATTCAAGCGACAGCGTTCCAGCAACCACATTCCGCAGATATTCTTCAACAGTCGGATGGTTCCTTCCACACCACCCTCATTGGTAAAGTTTAACGCTTCCGTTTCGGCATTAATCACCGGAGCATCCGTTTCAACCCCCATCAATGACCAGGTTCCGCTACTCAAATAAGCGAAGTT contains these protein-coding regions:
- the fucO gene encoding lactaldehyde reductase — its product is MNRIILNETSYFGAGCRSVIAVEAARRGFKKAFFVTDKDLIKFGVAAEIIKVFDENRIPYELYSDVKANPTIANVQNGVAAYKASGADFIVALGGGSSIDTAKGIGIVVNNPDFADVKSLEGVADTKHKAVPTFALPTTAGTAAEVTINYVIIDEDARKKMVCVDPNDIPAVAIVDPELMYSMPKGLTAATGMDALTHAIESYITPGAWAMSDMFELKAIEMIAQNLKVAVDNGKDVAAREAMSQAQYIAGMGFSNVGLGIVHSMAHPLGAFYDTPHGVANALLLPYVMEYNAESPAAPKYIHIAKAMGVDTTGMNEAEGVKAAIEAVKALSISINIPQKLHEINVKEEDIPALAVAAFNDVCTGGNPRPTSVADIEALYHKAF
- a CDS encoding AraC family transcriptional regulator — protein: MIEDNSLGLEFKYLIVNDMDRKFGLWVNTVGYQSIPPDSPYPLKEHPSGYFFNAEKGRVLREYQLVYITKGRGLFSSESTSEKQVCKGRLMVLFPGQWHTYRPLRQTGWTEYYIGFEGPMIDSIVNNAFLSQQQQILEIGLNEELVSLFSRALAVAEADKISAQQYLSGIVLHIIGMILSVSKNKFFEMSDVDQKIEQAKIIMDENVSGNVDPEELAMRLNISYSWFRRVFKEYTGYAPAKYFQELKLRKAKQMLVGTSQSVKEISFFLGFQSTEYFFSFFKKRTGLTPLEYRSFGRDE
- the rhaT gene encoding L-rhamnose/proton symporter RhaT — its product is MDILIGLLIIAIGSFCQSSSYVPIKKVKEWSWESFWLIQGVFAWLVFPFLGSLLGVPQESCLFDLWGMGGAGMSILYGILWGVGGLTFGLSMRYLGVALGQSISLGTCAGFGTLLPALFAGTKLFEGNGLILLLGVCITLAGIAIIGYAGSLRAQNMSEEEKRAAVKDFALTKGLLVALLAGLMSACFALGLDAGTPIKEAALAGGVEGLYAGLPVIFLVTLGGFLTNAAYCLQQNVANKTMGDYAKGKVWGNNLVFCALAGVLWYMQFFGLEMGKSFLTESPVLLAFSWCILMALNVTFSNVWGIILKEWKGVSNKTITVLIAGLIVLIFSLVFPNLF
- the rhaD gene encoding rhamnulose-1-phosphate aldolase, whose product is MKSILENRPALAKEVNKVAEVAGYLWQKGWAERNGGNITVNITEFVDDEIRQMKPISEVKSIGVTLPYLKGCYFYCKGTNKRMRDLARWPMENGSVIRILDDCASYVIIADEAVAPTSELPSHLSVHNDLLSKNSPYKACVHTHPIELIAMTHCPKFLEKDVATNLLWSMIPETKAFCPRGLGIIPYKLPSSVELAEATIKELQDYDVVMWEKHGVFAVDCDAMQAFDQIDVLNKSALIYIAAKNMGFEPDGMSQEQMKEMTVAFNLPK
- a CDS encoding L-rhamnose isomerase codes for the protein MKKEELIQKAYEIAVERYAAVGVDTEQVLKTMQDFHLSLHCWQADDVAGFEVQAGSLTGGIQATGNYPGKARNIDELRADILKAASYIPGTHRLNLHEIYGDFQGKVVDRDQVEPEHFKSWIEWGKEHNMKLDFNSTSFSHPKSGDLSLSNPDEGIRQFWIEHTKRCRAIAEAMGKAQGDPCIMNLWVHDGSKDITVNRMKYRELLKDSLDQIFATEYKNMKDCIESKVFGIGLESYTVGSNDFYIGYSASRNKMITLDTGHFHPTESVADKVSSLLLYVPELMLHVSRPVRWDSDHVTIMDDPTMELFSEIVRCGALDRVHYGLDYFDASINRIGAYVIGSRAAQKCMTRALLEPIAKLREYEANGQGFQRLALLEEAKALPWNAVWDMFCLKNNVPVGEDFIAEIEKYEAEVTSKR
- a CDS encoding transposase, with the protein product MAKIQKISEIHPTLGFTEFDILEKYRKSFHESELGRLHSVFPFDRMAKAAGLSEQRLGRRNIFSPSAKIALMVLKAYTGFSDRKLVEHLNGNIHYQMFCGIMIPPSLPITNFKIVSAIRNEIASRLDIDSFQELLASHWKPYLDNLHVCMTDATCYESHMRFPTDMKLLWESIEWLYRHICRHCRDLGIRRPRNKYRNVAESYLSYCKKRKRRASRTRMLKRRMIKLLEKLLSQRDGLHSEYGALLRYTQDYHKRLSIIRKVLVQEKEMFEGRKVSDRIISIDRHYVRPIVRGKETKSVEFGAKVNNIQIDGISFIEHLSFKAFNEGIRLKDCIRMQQKLMNVRVRCVAADSIYANNANRKFCTKYGISTSFVRKGRAGKDEPLRKVLRSELSKERATRLEGSFGTQKQHYSLARIKARNKKTEILWIFFGIHTANAILMIDKIRNRTGKAA
- a CDS encoding IS3 family transposase, with translation MKTLCGLFGMSSQAYYKKKKNLLSRHQIRTAILDAVFFYRSKAPGIGGLKLYHELRSLYGSEITGGRDAFLHLLRSERLMLPPKKPRHTTDSHHLYKKYPNLIKGVTAQYPNHIWVCDITYIWIEGGVCYLHLVTDMYSHAVLGWVLSPSLHAEYTLQALEQAINEAGGGNLCGTIHHSDRGVQYACDAYIDTLVTHHIRVSMTEDYNPTDNAVAERMNGILKTEWIYGMSLFRDKEMAREQITRMIDFYNNGRPHMSIGMKKPMDVYHGEVPGKSLWKK